A part of Toxotes jaculatrix isolate fToxJac2 chromosome 24, fToxJac2.pri, whole genome shotgun sequence genomic DNA contains:
- the LOC121178018 gene encoding retinol dehydrogenase 7-like encodes MYLYLLGFVVFYYLYRWVRELPRVPDKGSKYVYITGCDSGFGNLLARHLDKQGFRVIAGCFTEKGEEDLKKSCSGNLITTHLDVRSKDSVAKVAAMIKDKVGERGLWAVVNNAGVAIPSAPCDWLTIDDYKSMLDVNLNGVIAVTLSVLPLIKKARGRVVNVASVFGRISVTGGPYTVSKYGVEAFNDSLRLNMTPFGVKVLCIEPGFFKTSVTDSGILSKNVKMLWDRMPQEVRDDYGIEYLQKALAVLQDKVAKISDGDLMKVVSCMEHAVSAVRPRTRYSPGWDAKLFWLPLSYMPACVSDYIMMKEGIPIAKKIQ; translated from the exons ATGTACCTGTACCTCCTGGGGTTTGTGGTATTTTACTACCTGTACCGCTGGGTCAGGGAGTTGCCCAGGGTCCCCGACAAAGGCAGCAAGTATGTGTACATCACAGGCTGCGACTCCGGCTTTGGCAACCTCCTGGCCCGCCATCTGGACAAGCAGGGGTTCAGAGTGATTGCCGGATGCTTCACcgagaagggagaggaggatcTGAAGAAGTCCTGCTCCGGCAACCTGATCACAACACACCTAGATGTTAGGTCTAAGGACAGTGTTGCCAAAGTTGCAGCGATGATCAAGGACAAAGTAGGGGAGCGTG GTTTATGGGCTGTGGTGAACAACGCGGGCGTGGCCATTCCCTCTGCCCCGTGCGATTGGCTGACCATTGATGACTACAAGTCCATGCTGGACGTGAACCTGAATGGGGTGATTGCTGTGACCCTGAGCGTCCTCCCTCTAATTAAGAAGGCCAGAGGAAGGGTGGTGAATGTGGCGAGCGTGTTTGGGAGGATCAGTGTTACTGGAGGCCCGTACACTGTCTCTAAGTATGGTGTGGAGGCTTTCAATGACAGCCTCAG GTTAAATATGACGCCTTTTGGTGTCAAAGTCCTGTGCATTGAGCCAGGCTTCTTTAAAACAAGCGTGACTGACAGTGGTATCCTGAGTAAAAATGTCAAGATGCTGTGGGACAGGATGCCCCAGGAGGTCAGAGATGACTATGGAATTGAATATCTACAAAAGG CATTAGCAGTACTGCAAGACAAAGTTGCCAAGATCAGTGATGGGGATCTGATGAAGGTGGTCAGCTGCATGGAACATGCTGTATCCGCCGTGAGGCCCCGCACCCGCTACTCCCCAGGCTGGGACGCCAAGCTTTTTTGGCTGCCGCTGTCATACATGCCGGCCTGCGTCTCTGATTACATCATGATGAAAGAAGGCATTCCTATTGCCAAGAAGATACAATAA
- the atp5f1b gene encoding ATP synthase subunit beta, mitochondrial, with amino-acid sequence MLGAVGRCCTGALQALKPGVQPLKALVGSPAVLSRRDYVAPAAAASAATGRIVAVIGAVVDVQFDEGLPPILNALEVTGRESRLVLEVAQHLGENTVRTIAMDGTEGLVRGQKVLDTGAPIRIPVGPETLGRIMNVIGEPIDERGPITTKQTAPIHAEAPEFTDMSVEQEILVTGIKVVDLLAPYAKGGKIGLFGGAGVGKTVLIMELINNVAKAHGGYSVFAGVGERTREGNDLYHEMIESGVINLKDTTSKVALVYGQMNEPPGARARVALTGLTVAEYFRDQEGQDVLLFIDNIFRFTQAGSEVSALLGRIPSAVGYQPTLATDMGTMQERITTTKKGSITSVQAIYVPADDLTDPAPATTFAHLDATTVLSRAIAELGIYPAVDPLDSTSRIMDPNIVGAEHYDVARGVQKILQDYKSLQDIIAILGMDELSEEDKLTVARARKIQRFLSQPFQVAEVFTGHLGKLVPLKETIKGFKSILGGEYDALPEQAFYMVGPIEEVVQKAEKLAEEHS; translated from the exons ATGTTAGGAGCTGTGGGACGCTGTTGCACCGGGGCTCTGCAGGCTCTCAAGCCTGGGGTCCAGCCCTTGAAGGCTCTCGTTGGATCCCCAGCCGTCCTTTCAC GTAGAGACTATGTCGCACCTGCCGCCGCTGCTAGCGCCGCCACGGGGCGCATTGTGGCTGTCATCGGTGCCGTCGTCGATGTCCAGTTCGATGAGGGTCTCCCTCCCATCCTCAACGCTCTGGAAGTCACCGGCCGTGAGTCCAGGCTAGTCCTCGAGGTGGCACAGCATCTTG GGGAGAACACAGTGCGCACCATTGCTATGGATGGTACTGAGGGTCTGGTCCGTGGACAGAAAGTTCTGGACACTGGTGCCCCCATCAGAATTCCAGTGGGTCCCGAGACCCTGGGCAGGATTATGAATGTCATCGGTGAGCCCATTGATGAGAGGGGCCCCATCACCACCAAGCA GACTGCACCTATCCACGCTGAGGCACCTGAATTCACTGACATGAGTGTGGAGCAGGAGATCCTGGTTACTGGCATTAAGGTTGTGGACCTGCTTGCCCCCTATGCCAAGGGAGGAAAGATTG GTCTCTTCGGTGGTGCTGGTGTGGGCAAGACTGTATTGATCATGGAGCTGATCAACAACGTGGCTAAGGCCCATGGTGGTTACTCTGTGTTTGCCGGTGTGGGAGAGCGCACCCGTGAGGGAAATGACTTGTACCATGAAATGATTGAGTCCGGTGTCATCAACCTGAAGGACACCACCTCAAAG GTGGCGCTGGTGTACGGACAGATGAACGAGCCCCCCGGTGCCCGTGCCAGAGTGGCTCTGACTGGACTGACCGTGGCCGAGTACTTCCGTGACCAGGAGGGTCAGGATGTGCTGCTGTTCATCGACAACATCTTCCGTTTCACACAGGCTGGTTCTGAG GTGTCTGCCCTGCTGGGTCGTATCCCCTCTGCTGTGGGTTATCAGCCCACTCTGGCCACTGACATGGGTACCATGCAGGAGAGAATCACCACCACCAAGAAGGGATCAATCACATCTGTGCAG GCCATCTATGTGCCCGCTGACGATTTGACTGACCCTGCCCCCGCCACCACCTTCGCTCACTTGGACGCTACGACTGTGTTGTCCCGTGCCATTGCTGAGCTGGGTATCTACCCCGCTGTCGACCCCCTGGACTCAACCTCCCGTATCATGGACCCCAACATCGTCGGAGCTGAGCACTACGACGTCGCCCGTGGTGTACAGAAAATCCTTCAG GACTACAAGTCTCTGCAGGATATCATTGCCATCCTGGGTATGGATGAGTTGTCTGAGGAGGACAAACTGACTGTGGCCCGTGCCCGTAAGATCCAGCGTTTCCTGTCCCAGCCCTTCCAGGTGGCCGAGGTCTTCACTGGCCACTTGGGCAAGCTGGTGCCCCTCAAGGAAACCATTAAGGGCTTCAAGAGCATCCTTGGTG GTGAGTATGATGCTCTGCCCGAGCAGGCCTTCTACATGGTCGGCCCCATCGAGGAAGTCGTTCAGAAGGCCGAGAAGCTGGCTGAGGAGCACTCATAA